The following coding sequences are from one Parafrankia discariae window:
- a CDS encoding MerR family transcriptional regulator, with product MSTVAAGTVAQLAHVTGIPESTIRLYARDGDLVRVDRVLVGRRWVPRYDGAQLMRVSAARTATRRNRRRVGLTPVID from the coding sequence GTGAGCACGGTGGCGGCGGGCACGGTGGCCCAGCTCGCTCACGTCACCGGTATCCCGGAGAGCACCATTCGGCTCTACGCCCGCGACGGCGACCTGGTTCGGGTCGACCGTGTGCTCGTCGGGCGGCGATGGGTGCCGCGCTACGACGGCGCGCAGCTGATGCGGGTGTCGGCCGCGAGGACGGCCACACGGCGCAACCGTAGGCGTGTCGGCTTGACGCCGGTGATCGACTAG
- a CDS encoding HNH endonuclease, whose protein sequence is MIDHIVPLAAGVELGGVHAPWNVQCAHFLCNSIKRDQFAQAALF, encoded by the coding sequence GTGATCGACCACATCGTTCCGCTCGCGGCCGGCGTCGAGCTGGGCGGAGTCCACGCCCCGTGGAATGTCCAGTGCGCGCACTTCCTCTGCAACTCGATCAAGCGTGACCAGTTCGCGCAGGCCGCGCTCTTCTGA
- a CDS encoding phage terminase small subunit, which translates to MSGVPGRGGPVPKRQAQRRRANKPEVEVRSAPAAPAGKAQPPAAARDWHPIARRWYKALAESGQSVYYEPSDWATAYLLAEVISRELQPQIVGRDEETGKPLTATMPVKGASLAAWLKAMTGLMVTEGERRRARVELTRTDEEPAEEGALSKLDEYRRRALSG; encoded by the coding sequence ATGTCTGGCGTCCCTGGCCGTGGCGGTCCGGTCCCGAAGCGGCAGGCGCAGCGTCGGCGGGCGAACAAGCCCGAGGTGGAGGTGCGGTCCGCGCCGGCCGCTCCTGCGGGGAAGGCGCAGCCGCCGGCGGCTGCGCGGGACTGGCATCCGATCGCGCGGCGCTGGTACAAGGCGCTGGCCGAGTCGGGGCAGTCGGTGTACTACGAGCCGTCGGACTGGGCGACGGCCTACCTGCTCGCCGAGGTCATCTCCCGCGAGCTGCAGCCGCAGATCGTCGGCCGCGATGAGGAGACCGGCAAGCCGCTGACCGCGACGATGCCGGTCAAAGGGGCGAGCCTGGCCGCCTGGTTGAAGGCGATGACCGGGCTGATGGTCACCGAGGGGGAACGGCGCCGGGCCCGCGTTGAACTGACCCGCACCGACGAGGAGCCGGCCGAGGAGGGGGCGTTGTCCAAGCTCGATGAGTACCGGCGGCGCGCTCTCTCCGGCTGA
- a CDS encoding phage portal protein: MVLSADGAVAQARLLLDLREQEAPRLKRIREYLRDDPDRRLSGLPEAAPQELHRMAKFARVNMLRFVVGARVQAMYVDGYRVPRAADDVPAWGAWQRNRLDARQIGVHRAALAYGASYITVLPGDPVPVIRGVSPRSLTAAYGDDDDWPRYALEKRRSGWRFYDDQAVYMLAGADADRLTMVGEPEKHDAGKCPVIRVRETEDLDEEVLGVVEPLMPLQDQINVTTFGLLVAQHYGAFRQRWVIGWLADSEEQKLKASASKFMNFEDPDVKIGEFAQTDLSGYIASREASLKHLATISQTPAHELLGELVNLSADALVAAEAAHRRAVTENQAVVGEAWEQALELAGEMMGTEPAPDAEVRWRDTESRSLAQVADALGKLASQLSIPAAELWEMIPGVSQQQVERWRAAAAEGDAFSQLSSLLEQQAAALPAQTPVPEPPAPAPA, translated from the coding sequence ATGGTGCTGTCCGCCGATGGTGCTGTCGCCCAGGCCCGTCTCCTGCTCGACCTGCGCGAGCAGGAAGCGCCGCGGTTGAAGCGGATCCGGGAGTATCTGCGCGACGACCCCGACCGGCGCCTGTCCGGTCTGCCTGAGGCCGCGCCGCAGGAGCTGCACCGGATGGCGAAGTTCGCCCGGGTGAACATGCTGCGGTTCGTCGTTGGTGCCCGGGTGCAGGCGATGTACGTCGACGGGTACCGGGTGCCGCGCGCCGCGGACGATGTTCCGGCGTGGGGAGCGTGGCAGCGTAACCGGCTCGACGCCCGCCAGATCGGCGTGCACCGTGCCGCGCTCGCCTACGGCGCCAGTTACATCACGGTTCTGCCGGGTGATCCGGTGCCAGTGATCCGTGGGGTGTCGCCGCGGAGCCTGACCGCCGCCTACGGCGATGACGACGACTGGCCCCGCTACGCCCTGGAGAAACGCCGGTCCGGCTGGCGGTTCTACGACGATCAGGCCGTGTACATGCTGGCCGGGGCCGACGCCGACCGGCTGACCATGGTCGGCGAGCCGGAGAAGCATGACGCGGGGAAGTGCCCGGTCATCCGTGTCCGGGAAACCGAGGACCTCGATGAGGAGGTGCTCGGTGTCGTCGAGCCGCTGATGCCGCTGCAGGACCAGATCAACGTGACCACGTTCGGTCTGCTCGTCGCGCAGCACTACGGGGCGTTCCGCCAACGGTGGGTGATCGGCTGGTTGGCCGACTCCGAGGAGCAGAAACTCAAGGCGTCGGCGTCGAAGTTCATGAACTTCGAGGACCCGGACGTGAAGATCGGCGAGTTTGCGCAGACCGACCTGTCCGGGTACATCGCCAGCCGTGAGGCCAGTCTGAAGCACCTGGCCACCATCTCCCAGACGCCGGCGCATGAGCTGCTCGGTGAGCTGGTGAACCTTTCCGCTGATGCGCTCGTCGCCGCCGAAGCCGCCCACCGCCGGGCGGTCACCGAGAACCAGGCAGTCGTCGGTGAGGCGTGGGAACAGGCACTCGAACTCGCCGGCGAGATGATGGGTACCGAACCCGCCCCCGACGCTGAGGTGCGTTGGCGCGACACCGAATCCCGCAGCCTCGCCCAGGTCGCCGACGCTCTCGGCAAGCTCGCCAGCCAGCTGAGCATTCCCGCGGCCGAGCTGTGGGAAATGATCCCGGGCGTCAGCCAGCAGCAGGTCGAGCGGTGGCGTGCTGCGGCCGCAGAGGGTGATGCGTTCTCGCAGCTGAGCAGTCTGCTCGAGCAGCAGGCCGCGGCCCTCCCCGCGCAGACGCCGGTGCCCGAACCGCCCGCGCCCGCCCCAGCCTGA
- a CDS encoding VG15 protein yields MAGSAEATQLTDQYRRQQLALRAATTRDLQTIWPLFTGSDESFASFTEAAVNLVLQRHSTSSGLASAYYTRFRAAEGVAGEIIPRIAPRIGIGLIQAALFATGLAGTRRAIGAGQTLGEARRTGLVQAAGAASRLVLDGGRRTVDDTVRADPKARGWVRVTSGQPCAFCAMLASRGPAYKSDRTSRFQAHDHCACTSEPVFEGSELPATTRRFEQLWRESAAGKDDQLNRFRRALAEQTGQAAVAAAE; encoded by the coding sequence ATGGCCGGCTCGGCGGAGGCCACGCAGCTGACTGACCAGTACCGGCGCCAGCAGCTCGCGCTGCGCGCGGCGACGACGCGGGACCTGCAGACGATCTGGCCCCTGTTCACCGGCAGCGACGAAAGCTTCGCGTCGTTCACCGAGGCCGCGGTGAACCTGGTGCTGCAGCGGCACAGCACCTCGTCGGGTCTGGCCAGCGCCTACTACACCCGGTTCCGCGCTGCTGAGGGAGTCGCAGGGGAGATCATTCCCCGGATCGCGCCCCGCATCGGCATCGGCCTCATCCAGGCGGCGCTGTTCGCCACCGGTCTGGCTGGTACCCGCCGGGCGATCGGCGCCGGCCAGACCCTGGGGGAAGCTCGGAGGACTGGGCTGGTCCAGGCCGCCGGCGCCGCGTCCCGCCTCGTGTTGGACGGCGGCCGCCGCACGGTGGATGACACGGTGCGCGCGGATCCGAAGGCCCGCGGCTGGGTGCGGGTCACCTCCGGCCAGCCGTGCGCGTTCTGCGCGATGCTCGCCAGCCGCGGCCCGGCCTACAAGTCCGACCGGACGAGCCGGTTCCAGGCACACGACCACTGTGCGTGCACCTCGGAGCCGGTGTTCGAGGGGTCCGAGCTGCCCGCGACCACCCGCCGCTTCGAGCAACTGTGGCGCGAGTCCGCCGCCGGCAAGGACGACCAGCTGAACCGGTTCCGCCGCGCACTCGCCGAGCAGACCGGCCAGGCCGCCGTCGCGGCCGCCGAGTAG
- a CDS encoding head-tail adaptor protein, with protein MRITRRLNRELEVWRPVAEDDGAGGQTVTPMLVDTVPMKIDQASAAERLLAAQAGAELTHNGYAEPDADIARGDELRGDGQTFRVDSVVEPSTPRYRKAGLVQVQAEPGDEPS; from the coding sequence GTGAGGATCACCCGCCGGCTCAACCGGGAGCTCGAGGTGTGGCGGCCGGTGGCTGAGGACGACGGCGCCGGCGGCCAGACCGTCACCCCGATGCTCGTCGACACCGTGCCGATGAAGATCGACCAGGCGTCCGCCGCCGAGCGGCTGCTGGCCGCGCAGGCCGGCGCCGAGCTGACCCACAACGGCTACGCCGAGCCGGACGCCGACATCGCCCGGGGCGACGAGCTGCGCGGTGACGGGCAGACGTTCCGCGTCGACTCCGTCGTCGAGCCGTCCACGCCTCGCTACAGGAAGGCCGGCCTGGTGCAGGTCCAGGCCGAGCCGGGAGACGAGCCATCGTGA
- a CDS encoding glycosyltransferase family 2 protein, translating to MDVTVAIGTFGLSWWYDLAVRRAIPSAEALGVPVVHYHAETLHDARNGALALVDTEWVIHLDADDELEPGYLDAMAAGTADVRAPAVRYVRGLGRLRASTPAVPTVAGHSHHCQAACLLQGNWLVVGALVRTDLVRQVGGWRDFDWSEDWDLWLRCHLAGASFEAMPAAIYRAHVRPGSRNRAPSRQTRLAAHRAIAAANGIL from the coding sequence GTGGACGTGACCGTCGCCATCGGCACGTTCGGCCTGTCCTGGTGGTACGACCTCGCTGTCCGCCGGGCGATCCCGTCCGCTGAGGCGCTCGGCGTCCCCGTCGTCCACTACCACGCAGAGACCCTCCACGACGCCCGCAACGGCGCCCTGGCCCTCGTCGACACCGAGTGGGTCATCCACCTGGACGCCGACGACGAGCTCGAGCCGGGCTACCTCGACGCCATGGCCGCCGGCACCGCCGATGTCCGGGCGCCGGCGGTGCGCTATGTCCGCGGCCTCGGCCGGCTGCGCGCGAGCACCCCGGCTGTGCCGACCGTGGCCGGTCACAGCCACCACTGCCAGGCAGCCTGCCTGCTGCAGGGGAACTGGCTGGTCGTCGGCGCCCTCGTCCGCACCGATCTGGTCCGCCAGGTCGGCGGCTGGCGCGACTTCGACTGGTCCGAGGACTGGGATCTCTGGCTGCGCTGCCACCTCGCCGGCGCCAGCTTCGAGGCCATGCCCGCGGCGATCTACCGGGCCCACGTCCGCCCCGGCAGCCGGAATCGGGCGCCGAGCAGGCAGACCCGGCTCGCCGCGCACCGCGCCATCGCGGCAGCGAACGGCATCCTGTGA
- a CDS encoding helix-turn-helix domain-containing protein, with the protein MTQLRKARRLTLVQLSERLTDLGRPILPTGLSKIEHGERGLSVDDLVALAAALDVSPEQLIDPSPIMLAVETVIQ; encoded by the coding sequence GTGACGCAGCTGCGGAAGGCACGGCGCCTGACGCTCGTGCAGCTCTCGGAACGGCTGACGGATCTCGGGCGCCCGATCCTGCCGACGGGGCTCTCCAAGATCGAGCATGGTGAGCGGGGGCTGAGCGTCGACGATCTGGTTGCGCTCGCGGCGGCGTTGGATGTCTCGCCTGAGCAACTCATCGATCCGTCCCCGATCATGCTGGCTGTGGAGACCGTGATTCAGTAG
- a CDS encoding glycosyltransferase family 2 protein yields MTHIHSCIVSYKRRKLTERTLKSYLATVTVSYSVVIVDNGSPAEVTDWLAALDVPVVLLGENRYPGYATNRGWESMPLETTLLHRIDNDTEFVPGWCDRVLAAFTDPQVGQVGLAAAGDEPWTSMPSWPVGGNSIIRRELYDAGLRYSERPWTADGTMEDHQLTKDVWAMGWQRGWAAEAIVYLGGGDPEYYEQTRRARGLA; encoded by the coding sequence GTGACCCATATACACAGCTGCATTGTCAGCTACAAACGGCGCAAACTTACCGAACGGACCCTCAAGAGCTACCTCGCCACGGTTACCGTGTCGTATTCCGTGGTAATCGTCGACAACGGCTCTCCGGCCGAGGTGACGGACTGGCTGGCAGCGCTGGACGTACCCGTAGTTCTTCTCGGCGAGAACCGGTATCCGGGCTACGCGACCAACCGGGGCTGGGAGTCGATGCCGCTCGAGACCACGCTGCTGCATCGGATCGATAACGACACCGAGTTCGTGCCTGGCTGGTGCGACCGGGTGCTCGCCGCGTTCACCGACCCGCAGGTCGGCCAGGTCGGCTTGGCCGCGGCCGGGGACGAGCCGTGGACATCGATGCCGTCCTGGCCGGTGGGCGGCAACTCGATCATTCGCCGGGAGCTGTACGACGCCGGGCTGCGCTACTCGGAACGGCCATGGACGGCGGACGGAACGATGGAGGACCACCAGCTGACGAAAGATGTGTGGGCGATGGGCTGGCAACGCGGATGGGCGGCCGAGGCGATCGTCTACCTCGGCGGCGGCGACCCGGAGTACTACGAGCAGACCCGCCGGGCTCGGGGGCTGGCGTGA
- a CDS encoding glycosyltransferase family 2 protein, which produces MTVVGIAMVRDEADIIAGTLRHMAGEVDQLLVADNGSTDGTREILDALIPDLPLVVVDDRDPAYYQSAKMTKLAGIAHRLFEATWIVPFDADELWYSPADRIADVLTASRRPYAVADLYNHLATALDEPGDDPFRTMVWRQTDPGPLGKVALRWQPGAVIHQGNHGVTLPAGGPPLEGALAVRHFPARSPQQFARKGRNGAAAYAAAPDLPEHEGAHWRAYGRLHAQGGDELLHEVFREHWWYLSPTDAGLLRDPAPYRWWES; this is translated from the coding sequence GTGACCGTCGTCGGGATCGCGATGGTGCGTGACGAGGCCGACATCATCGCCGGCACCCTGCGGCACATGGCAGGCGAAGTCGACCAGCTCCTGGTCGCTGACAACGGGTCGACCGACGGCACCCGGGAGATCCTCGACGCCCTCATCCCCGACCTACCGCTGGTCGTTGTCGACGATCGGGATCCTGCCTACTACCAGTCGGCGAAGATGACCAAGCTCGCTGGCATCGCGCACCGGCTGTTCGAGGCCACCTGGATCGTGCCGTTCGACGCCGACGAACTCTGGTACTCCCCGGCCGACCGGATCGCCGACGTCCTCACCGCCAGCCGCCGCCCCTACGCCGTCGCCGACCTGTACAACCACCTGGCGACCGCGCTCGACGAGCCCGGTGACGATCCGTTCCGGACGATGGTCTGGCGGCAGACCGATCCCGGCCCCCTGGGCAAGGTCGCGCTGCGCTGGCAGCCCGGTGCGGTGATCCATCAGGGCAACCACGGCGTCACCCTCCCCGCCGGCGGGCCGCCGCTCGAGGGCGCGCTGGCCGTTCGCCACTTCCCGGCGCGCAGCCCGCAGCAGTTCGCCCGCAAAGGCCGTAACGGCGCTGCGGCGTACGCGGCCGCACCCGACCTGCCCGAGCACGAAGGCGCCCACTGGCGTGCCTACGGCCGGCTCCACGCCCAAGGCGGCGACGAGCTGCTGCACGAGGTGTTCCGCGAACACTGGTGGTACCTCAGCCCGACCGACGCCGGCCTCCTCCGCGACCCCGCCCCCTACCGGTGGTGGGAGAGCTAA
- a CDS encoding WDGH domain-containing protein — MSILVPAEQLDAAYRERAHLVAHLARAYEAHWAIDEAEPEWPVICIHTPAGQLCWHVNRADMGLFPPGLEERPSDWDGHTTEEKYARLAQLGA; from the coding sequence ATGTCGATCCTCGTTCCTGCCGAGCAGCTTGACGCTGCTTATCGCGAGCGTGCCCATCTGGTCGCTCACCTCGCACGCGCGTATGAGGCGCACTGGGCGATCGACGAGGCCGAGCCCGAGTGGCCGGTGATCTGTATCCACACCCCGGCCGGCCAGCTGTGCTGGCATGTCAACCGTGCCGACATGGGCCTGTTCCCGCCCGGACTCGAAGAGCGTCCGTCGGACTGGGACGGCCACACCACAGAGGAGAAGTACGCCCGACTGGCCCAGCTCGGAGCATGA
- a CDS encoding glycosyltransferase family 2 protein, with amino-acid sequence MTRVAVVVPWRPDGGERDRHWQWLADRWRTTFPEWELRVGELPASVGPWCKAAAVARALEGCTADVLVVADADVWATPTDTVTRAAALAAGGAPWVMPHRQVRRLTAAASARVLAGEALEVVGAARQALAERPYPGMRGGGLFAIRREAFEDMGGFDPRFRGWGGEDAAFGRAADTLLGEVVRLPGVLWHLWHPPQERISRTIGSEQSYQLAGRYRAARRDRRAMRTLIEERAR; translated from the coding sequence ATGACGCGGGTCGCGGTCGTCGTCCCCTGGCGGCCGGATGGCGGCGAGCGGGACCGCCACTGGCAGTGGCTCGCTGACCGCTGGCGCACCACCTTCCCGGAGTGGGAGCTGCGGGTCGGCGAGCTACCGGCCTCGGTCGGGCCCTGGTGCAAGGCGGCCGCGGTCGCCCGGGCGCTCGAGGGCTGCACCGCCGACGTGCTGGTCGTCGCCGACGCCGACGTGTGGGCCACGCCCACCGACACGGTCACCAGGGCGGCCGCGTTGGCTGCCGGCGGCGCGCCGTGGGTGATGCCTCACCGGCAGGTCCGCCGCCTCACCGCGGCCGCGTCCGCTCGGGTGCTCGCCGGCGAGGCGCTCGAGGTTGTCGGCGCCGCCCGCCAGGCGCTCGCCGAGCGGCCCTACCCGGGGATGCGCGGTGGTGGCCTGTTCGCGATCCGCCGCGAGGCCTTCGAGGACATGGGGGGCTTTGACCCCCGTTTCCGTGGCTGGGGTGGCGAGGACGCAGCGTTCGGTCGGGCCGCCGACACCCTGCTCGGTGAGGTGGTTCGCCTCCCCGGCGTGCTGTGGCATCTGTGGCATCCGCCGCAGGAACGGATCAGCCGCACCATCGGCTCCGAGCAGTCCTACCAGCTCGCCGGCCGCTACCGCGCCGCTCGCCGGGATCGCCGCGCGATGCGGACGTTGATCGAGGAAAGGGCCCGCTGA
- a CDS encoding HK97-gp10 family putative phage morphogenesis protein: MARRGQAVRIEGLKELRDAIGRIEGQVLRGIRRAVEQSVEAVQADAERRAPVRTGDLQQVGIGSQVDGDGLGGDVGFTGDGFYGHFVEFGTSHSPAQPMLGPAAEAERAELPRRMTREISRELGA; encoded by the coding sequence ATGGCGCGACGTGGCCAGGCGGTTCGCATCGAAGGCCTCAAAGAGCTGCGTGACGCAATCGGCCGTATCGAGGGGCAGGTGCTCCGCGGGATCCGCCGCGCTGTTGAGCAGTCCGTTGAGGCCGTCCAGGCCGACGCCGAGCGCCGCGCTCCGGTCCGTACCGGAGATCTGCAACAGGTCGGGATCGGTTCGCAGGTCGACGGCGACGGCCTGGGCGGCGATGTCGGGTTCACCGGCGACGGCTTCTACGGCCACTTCGTCGAGTTCGGAACGTCGCATTCCCCAGCTCAGCCGATGCTCGGCCCGGCCGCCGAGGCTGAGCGCGCCGAGCTGCCCCGCCGTATGACTCGCGAGATCAGCCGCGAGCTCGGAGCCTGA
- a CDS encoding SGNH/GDSL hydrolase family protein, translating into MVDYDLPAISTDPLDPDVWGQDVTDAFGAFDAEVEAPRAVQALRSWRASLAGRWTSPTRIVCIGSSTTFGTGASVIDRRYVNRLGDLLHGRFNPPGIPGGAHVAGVDTGWTTTGTVGTAVIGLGLQSVTLAIGATMSRTFTLTTGVTILFEQGPGAGQFSVSIDGGAATTITPDTTGAANRHDGTWSSAVLTAGSHSLTITAIGACVISGVYAHNGDLAAGVQVYQSGRAGAVTSDFLGPSIPVRIAQLGAGLCPIMLGANEYATGVAPGAFGSNLTTLIGNIKAVAYPPPAILLPGTYPRLDVGATPAYPWRAYLEVMRELAANDPVNIAYADVSQHFPASNGADAWNLLDPDLVHPTDRGHAHIAEQVEQSLRSPRLAGMRVHTPAMIDPSGLSGLLARYDASAITGLANNDPVSTWTPVAGSETAALAQTGTNRPTYLTGRINGRPSVSFNAANSQHMDTGAWAASHAVPITIAAVARFDLNGVQPMNWWSGRTGVFVYAGSTPTVVQIGAGAAGELNSREPADLAWHVAVIVYNGASSTIHWDSRSFTTRGTTGTGVNAALPGLRLATNSGGTANYLTGEVADLSVIGRALTQTEISGVVAYLADRYALPAA; encoded by the coding sequence ATGGTCGACTACGATCTGCCGGCGATCTCGACCGATCCCCTGGATCCGGATGTCTGGGGGCAGGACGTCACGGATGCGTTCGGCGCGTTCGACGCCGAGGTGGAGGCGCCGCGGGCCGTGCAGGCGTTGCGGTCCTGGCGGGCCTCACTCGCCGGCCGGTGGACCAGCCCCACCCGGATCGTCTGCATCGGCTCGTCGACCACGTTCGGGACCGGCGCCAGCGTGATCGACCGCCGCTACGTCAACCGGCTCGGCGACCTGCTGCACGGCCGGTTCAACCCGCCCGGGATCCCCGGCGGGGCGCACGTCGCCGGCGTCGACACCGGCTGGACCACCACCGGCACCGTCGGCACCGCCGTCATCGGCCTCGGCCTGCAGTCAGTGACCCTGGCCATCGGCGCGACGATGAGCCGCACCTTCACCCTGACCACGGGCGTCACGATCCTGTTCGAGCAGGGCCCGGGCGCCGGCCAGTTCTCGGTCAGCATTGACGGCGGCGCGGCCACGACGATCACCCCGGACACGACCGGGGCCGCTAACAGGCACGACGGCACCTGGTCGTCGGCCGTGCTCACCGCAGGCTCACACTCCCTGACGATCACAGCGATCGGTGCCTGTGTGATCAGCGGCGTGTACGCCCACAACGGCGACCTGGCCGCCGGCGTGCAGGTGTACCAGTCCGGCCGCGCCGGCGCCGTCACCTCCGACTTCCTCGGCCCGTCCATCCCCGTGCGGATCGCCCAGCTCGGCGCCGGTCTTTGCCCGATCATGCTGGGGGCGAACGAGTACGCGACTGGCGTCGCCCCCGGCGCCTTCGGCTCGAACCTCACCACGCTGATCGGCAACATCAAAGCCGTCGCGTACCCGCCGCCGGCGATCCTCCTGCCCGGCACGTATCCACGGCTCGACGTCGGTGCAACCCCGGCCTACCCGTGGCGGGCCTACCTCGAGGTGATGCGCGAGCTCGCGGCGAACGACCCTGTCAACATCGCCTACGCCGACGTGAGCCAGCACTTCCCCGCATCGAACGGCGCCGACGCCTGGAACCTGCTCGACCCGGACCTGGTGCACCCCACCGACCGCGGCCACGCCCACATCGCCGAGCAGGTCGAGCAGAGCCTGCGCAGCCCCCGCCTGGCCGGCATGCGCGTCCACACCCCCGCCATGATCGACCCGAGTGGCCTGTCGGGCCTGCTGGCCCGGTATGACGCCAGCGCGATCACCGGCCTGGCCAACAACGACCCGGTGTCCACGTGGACGCCCGTGGCCGGATCCGAGACGGCGGCCCTCGCCCAGACCGGCACCAACCGCCCCACCTACCTGACCGGTCGGATCAACGGCCGGCCGTCCGTGTCGTTCAACGCGGCGAACTCCCAGCACATGGACACCGGTGCGTGGGCGGCCAGCCACGCGGTACCGATCACGATCGCCGCCGTCGCCCGCTTCGACCTCAACGGCGTGCAGCCGATGAACTGGTGGTCAGGGCGCACCGGGGTGTTCGTCTACGCGGGATCCACGCCGACCGTCGTGCAGATCGGCGCCGGCGCCGCAGGGGAACTCAACAGCCGAGAGCCCGCTGACCTGGCCTGGCACGTGGCCGTCATCGTCTACAACGGCGCCAGCTCGACCATCCACTGGGACAGCCGTTCGTTCACGACTCGAGGCACCACCGGCACCGGCGTCAACGCCGCGCTGCCCGGCCTGCGCCTGGCGACCAACAGCGGTGGCACCGCGAACTACCTCACCGGTGAGGTCGCGGACCTGTCCGTGATCGGCCGCGCGCTGACCCAGACGGAGATCAGCGGTGTCGTCGCCTACCTCGCCGACCGGTACGCCCTCCCGGCGGCCTGA
- a CDS encoding DUF3168 domain-containing protein, with product MITGVFDFVPETARRPYITLGEAIETPDNTHSGYGRQTLLTLHVWTEIRGYAQGNAIVDRLVALLDHQPLTITGRRWISTRLEFAQALPDPDPRIRHHVLRFRITSTILQEV from the coding sequence GTGATCACAGGTGTTTTCGACTTCGTTCCCGAAACCGCCCGCCGCCCGTACATCACGCTCGGCGAGGCCATCGAAACCCCGGACAACACCCACAGTGGATACGGCCGGCAGACGCTGCTCACCCTCCACGTCTGGACGGAGATCCGCGGCTACGCCCAAGGCAACGCGATCGTTGACCGGCTCGTCGCGCTCCTCGACCACCAGCCGCTCACCATCACCGGCCGCAGGTGGATATCGACCCGGCTCGAGTTCGCCCAGGCACTGCCCGACCCGGACCCCCGGATCCGCCACCACGTGCTCCGGTTCCGCATCACCAGCACGATCCTTCAGGAGGTCTGA
- a CDS encoding phage tail tube protein has translation MGGMDAFGTELRRGNGAPSEVFTPIAYVTNISGPGMERETLDMTSHGSPQQWREFIGGIKDGGEISIDMNYDTGEDTHTSLHEDFDDDGPRNYQVVFPDAVQTCWEVALVLTNVEPEYPHDDKVACSATWKVSGKPNLTTLGS, from the coding sequence ATGGGCGGCATGGACGCCTTCGGTACCGAGCTCCGCCGGGGCAACGGAGCTCCCAGCGAAGTTTTCACCCCGATCGCCTACGTCACCAACATTTCCGGTCCCGGTATGGAGCGGGAAACGCTCGATATGACCTCCCACGGCTCCCCGCAGCAGTGGCGTGAGTTCATCGGTGGGATCAAAGACGGCGGCGAAATCAGCATCGACATGAACTACGACACCGGTGAGGACACCCACACCAGCCTTCACGAGGACTTTGACGACGACGGTCCCCGTAACTACCAGGTCGTGTTCCCGGACGCGGTTCAGACCTGCTGGGAGGTCGCCCTCGTCCTCACCAACGTCGAGCCGGAATATCCCCACGACGACAAGGTGGCCTGCAGCGCGACCTGGAAGGTCAGCGGCAAGCCCAACCTCACCACCCTCGGGAGCTGA
- a CDS encoding phage tail assembly protein T produces MTVGELLARIDSREITAWAAYEQVHGPLGPVRGDYQAALIAATITNMLASKKGVRKKLADFLLEWDHKPQTWEDQLAAVRSMNKALGGTDTTSEGRRHGDNQPARDPSGADRRGRRRPRWRPRSGDGPG; encoded by the coding sequence ATGACCGTCGGCGAGCTCCTCGCCCGCATCGACTCCCGCGAAATCACCGCCTGGGCCGCCTACGAGCAGGTACACGGCCCGCTCGGCCCCGTCCGCGGCGACTACCAGGCGGCCCTCATCGCCGCCACCATCACCAACATGCTCGCCAGCAAAAAGGGCGTCCGGAAGAAACTCGCGGACTTCCTCCTCGAATGGGACCACAAGCCCCAGACGTGGGAAGACCAACTTGCCGCCGTCCGCTCGATGAACAAGGCGCTGGGCGGCACCGATACAACTTCAGAAGGGCGGCGTCATGGCGACAACCAGCCGGCTCGCGACCCTTCTGGTGCGGATCGCCGGGGACGCCGACGACCTCGATGGCGACCTCGAAGCGGGGATGGCCCGGGCTGA